In Sphingobacteriales bacterium, one genomic interval encodes:
- a CDS encoding glycosyltransferase family 4 protein has product MIKILVISNYSNSLSSRPEAEIFLSLDKNRFQLTVMTDEHTEYAEKFRESGIKVIHYIPFRKVSKKEIAFIRNVVKEGKYDIVHVFTGKAIINCILAVRKLKTKLLLYRGYTGNIHWYDPLAYLKYLHPRVDGIICNSTSVKLSIDHNNLFSKRKTVVITKGHDPSWYTNVSPADIHSLGVKKGSYVFITSGNARKMKGFRYLLKAMDMLPEDADIQLIIAGGDENFITKFSRKLHKNKEKVIFAGYRKDLLSVVAACDAFISSSVKGESFNKSLAEAIMLGKPAIITGIEGNKGMVIHEKTGLIVPARNARALADAMLQFYHHPEKSALLGIEGKAHLSQNYSFHSTVRQYEYYYTSLIDK; this is encoded by the coding sequence TTGATAAAGATCCTTGTCATCAGTAATTATTCCAACAGCTTGTCATCAAGGCCGGAAGCTGAAATTTTCCTTTCACTGGACAAAAACAGATTTCAACTTACCGTCATGACTGATGAACATACCGAATACGCTGAAAAGTTCAGAGAATCAGGAATAAAGGTGATTCATTATATCCCCTTCAGAAAAGTCAGCAAAAAGGAAATAGCTTTCATCAGGAATGTGGTAAAGGAAGGAAAATATGACATCGTTCATGTTTTTACCGGAAAAGCCATCATCAACTGCATTCTGGCTGTCAGAAAACTGAAAACAAAGTTATTGCTTTACAGAGGCTATACCGGCAATATTCATTGGTACGATCCCCTGGCATATCTGAAATATCTGCATCCCCGTGTTGACGGGATTATCTGCAATTCAACATCTGTAAAACTGAGTATCGACCACAACAATCTCTTTTCCAAAAGAAAAACGGTCGTTATTACCAAAGGACATGATCCTTCATGGTACACAAATGTTTCTCCGGCTGATATTCATTCATTGGGAGTAAAAAAAGGCAGTTACGTTTTTATCACTTCGGGAAATGCACGCAAAATGAAGGGATTCAGGTATTTACTAAAGGCGATGGATATGCTTCCTGAAGATGCAGATATTCAGCTGATCATTGCCGGAGGAGACGAAAACTTCATTACAAAATTCAGCAGAAAGCTACATAAAAACAAAGAGAAGGTAATTTTTGCCGGATACAGGAAAGATTTATTATCGGTAGTAGCTGCCTGCGATGCCTTTATTTCTTCTTCTGTAAAAGGAGAATCATTTAATAAATCGCTTGCCGAAGCCATCATGTTGGGAAAACCCGCTATTATAACCGGTATTGAGGGAAATAAAGGGATGGTAATCCACGAAAAAACAGGTTTAATTGTCCCTGCACGAAACGCCCGTGCATTGGCAGATGCTATGTTACAGTTTTATCATCATCCTGAAAAATCCGCCTTGCTAGGCATTGAAGGAAAAGCTCACCTGTCGCAGAATTATTCCTTCCATTCAACAGTCCGTCAGTACGAATACTATTATACATCACTGATTGACAAGTAA
- a CDS encoding 30S ribosomal protein THX: MGKGDPKTKRGKIFRHSYGKYRKRKAQTALKATAPSEEIREMVSEEDVAEVTKKVEKKVAEKVSKAKKPAPKKAKKENPETENSAEQEEQTPATE; this comes from the coding sequence ATGGGTAAAGGAGATCCAAAAACGAAAAGAGGAAAAATTTTCCGCCACAGTTATGGAAAATATAGAAAAAGAAAAGCACAAACAGCACTGAAAGCTACTGCACCATCAGAAGAAATCAGGGAAATGGTAAGCGAGGAAGATGTAGCTGAAGTAACCAAGAAAGTTGAAAAGAAAGTAGCTGAAAAAGTAAGCAAAGCCAAAAAACCTGCACCCAAAAAGGCTAAAAAAGAAAATCCTGAAACTGAAAATTCTGCAGAACAAGAAGAGCAGACCCCAGCAACAGAATAA
- a CDS encoding cytochrome b5 has translation MQEHEKLYTRAQLALRNGQDLPEIWIAFKGIVYDVTNSRYWKRGMHYEHWAGQDLTDEFKDAPHSEKVFERLKKVGKLSK, from the coding sequence ATGCAGGAGCATGAAAAACTTTATACCCGCGCCCAGCTTGCCCTCCGGAACGGACAGGATTTGCCGGAAATATGGATTGCTTTCAAAGGAATTGTTTACGATGTAACGAACAGCCGTTACTGGAAGCGTGGCATGCATTACGAACATTGGGCTGGTCAGGATTTAACCGATGAATTTAAAGATGCCCCCCATAGCGAAAAAGTATTTGAGAGGCTTAAAAAGGTTGGAAAACTGAGTAAATGA
- a CDS encoding aspartate-semialdehyde dehydrogenase, with protein MKLAIIGATGLVGRKMIEVVHQRNIPYTELILSASERSVNKVYTVNNHQVRILSVEEVIKLKPDVALFSAGAEASLQYAPIFAGQGCFVIDNSSAWRMNENIPLVVPEVNGSVLNIHSLIIANPNCSTIQLVVAAYPLHLRYGLKRMIISTYQSVSGTGMKGINQLFGERRQVNVEKVYPYPIDMNCLPHGGKFYDNGYTTEEIKLVEESRKIMNLPELEVSATVVRVPVVGGHSESVNLEFEKDIDMAEVTEILKNSAGIVVQDDPASNIYPMPLTSFDRDEVFVGRLRKDLYRNNGLNMWIVADNVRKGAATNAVQILEYLISNHIVDAGA; from the coding sequence ATGAAACTGGCCATCATAGGAGCAACCGGACTTGTCGGGCGAAAGATGATAGAGGTTGTTCATCAGAGGAATATTCCGTACACAGAGCTGATATTATCTGCTTCCGAGCGCTCCGTCAATAAAGTTTATACTGTCAACAATCATCAGGTGCGTATTCTCTCAGTGGAAGAAGTGATAAAATTAAAGCCGGATGTGGCTCTTTTTTCAGCAGGTGCGGAAGCCTCGCTTCAGTATGCCCCCATCTTTGCCGGGCAGGGATGTTTTGTAATTGACAATTCTTCAGCATGGCGCATGAATGAAAATATTCCCCTTGTCGTTCCTGAAGTTAACGGTTCAGTACTGAATATTCATAGCCTGATCATTGCCAACCCGAACTGCTCGACCATTCAGTTGGTAGTGGCAGCTTATCCCCTTCACCTTCGCTACGGCTTGAAAAGGATGATTATTTCCACCTACCAGTCAGTATCCGGTACGGGAATGAAAGGAATCAATCAGCTTTTCGGGGAAAGAAGACAAGTGAATGTTGAAAAGGTTTATCCATATCCTATCGATATGAATTGTCTGCCACATGGTGGAAAATTTTATGACAACGGATATACTACCGAAGAAATAAAGCTGGTCGAAGAAAGCCGTAAAATTATGAACCTTCCTGAGCTTGAAGTTTCAGCTACGGTGGTCAGGGTTCCGGTAGTCGGGGGTCATTCCGAAAGTGTCAATCTCGAATTTGAAAAAGATATTGACATGGCAGAGGTTACTGAGATACTTAAAAACTCAGCAGGGATAGTGGTTCAGGATGATCCTGCTTCGAACATTTATCCAATGCCGTTAACCTCATTCGACAGGGATGAAGTTTTTGTCGGAAGACTCAGAAAAGACTTGTACCGCAACAACGGTTTGAATATGTGGATAGTAGCTGATAATGTCAGAAAGGGAGCGGCCACGAATGCCGTTCAGATACTTGAATATTTAATCAGCAATCATATTGTCGATGCAGGAGCATGA